A stretch of DNA from Odontesthes bonariensis isolate fOdoBon6 chromosome 5, fOdoBon6.hap1, whole genome shotgun sequence:
AAGTTTGTTGCATATTCACACCTTTAGAGCGGATTAAAGGGGGTGAATAAAAGAAAGGCTGCTTTGTTTGGAGAGAAATGCACACATTGAGTATTTATGCATAATCGCACATCAAATTTAATGTTATCACCTCAGATGTGATATTGTGAATTTAGTCCAATTTATTCTTGGTCATTATTGTTGCTTTTGCTCATTTCTCTCCAAACATGTCTTTATTCCTCTGTAATAAGTTCTCAGGCTCTGCACGGATTGTCCTGAAAATCACTTTGTTTTCCTGATAATGGTATCAGTGATCTCCAGTCATCTCGCCCACATTCACACCTCGTCGCAGCTAAATAACCTTCCACTGCTCTCAAGTTCAATTAAATCCTTTCCCTGCTACCCGGTTGGGCTGCATTAGACAAAGGATGCTGCCTGTGGATATTTACAGTCTGTATATTGAATGCTACTGACTAATaaatgcttgtgtgtgtgtgttggcatcTATGGCTGCAGGGCTGGCTTGCCTTAGCCCTGCCATAATAGCCTAACAGTgtcttggaaaagaaaaaatctcattAGCGGTCGCTCAGTCATTTCTTTCTCCTCTCATCtcgctttatttttcttctcttctttttgtGATCTTTCATtcgtttgatttgatttgattccctCCTGCTATGTATTTTTAACCCCTTTGTCTTGCCTTTTCCTAAATTCTTCTTTCCTCACACGTCCCGTTTGAACGATTGCATGAAAATAACATGTTTgtttaagatgaaaaaaaaaaaatgaaatcaagTCCCCACCCACATACTATTGAGCTGAACTCATTTCATTAATGACACAGAAAAGAAGGAGACACACAATACATTTGAAATAATGTCCTCCAGTTGAAAACAAGGATTTGCCCGTTTGTAAATCTTACTTTAAAAACTGAATTTGCAGTTGACACATTTACAGTAAACATACTAAAATGATGAATATCTTAGTATCTCAGTGTTTTGACAATAAGTTGTAATGAAAACCGCTAATACTGCATTTGTACAACTGTTAGTGAATGCTAACTTTGGAGCATATTATCAGTTAACAGTGAATACAGTCTTTCCTGTTGTCCTGTCTTTCTGTTTTTAGTTGGTTGTTCTGTGGCTGGAACATGACTGTCGTTACCAGTACACAGAGGATCTTCTGCAGCATGTCCGCTACGGCCTGATGGATGTCCCAACCCTACACCATCTTGCCAACAACCATCCCGTGGTCCAGTCCAGCCCTACTGCTGCCGCTCTGGTGGATGAAGCCCTGGACTACCACCATTCCACCTTCGCTCAGCCCCTCCGGCAGTCGGCCCGCACCAGGCCTCGCTTCCAGTCCCTCACCCTCTACATAGTCGGAGGCCGAAAGAGGGAGGTGAGCAGAGTCAGGGAGCTGCGGTACTTCAACCCGTCTGCACAGGAGCATGTACGGGTGGCAGGAGGGTCAAACTGGAGCGAGCTGGCCCCCATGCCCACCGGGCGCAGCCACCACTGTGTGGCTGTGATGGGgaacttcctgtttgttgtcGGCGGTGAGATGGAGCATGCCACTGGGAGGACATGTGCAGTGAGGACTGCCTGTAGATATGACCCGAGGGGAAACCGGTGGACTGAGATTGCCCCCATGAAGGCCTGCAGAGAACATTTTGTCCTTGGAGCTTTGGGTCAGTACATGTATGCAGTGGGTGGCAGGAATGAACTGAGGCAGGTGCTGCCCTCTGTGGAGCGGTACTGTCCAAAGAGGAATAAATGGATGTTTGTCCAGCCCTTTGACCGCTCGCTGTCCTGCCATGCTGGCTGCGTGGCTGACAATCTGCTCTGGGTCTCAGGTACGCAGTAATGGGGAAGAAAGAATCCCAGTACTCGCTCTTCCATTGTGTATTACTTTTTTCTTAGTTCTACTGCTATCTGGACATGTATTTGCATGGACATACTTTGGTCAAACAAATTGCTGCATGCATAATTGTACCgaaatgtgtttaaaagttCAAGATGTTGTGCCTCTTGGTTGCAGGTGGAGTTACCAACACTGCTCAGTACCAAAATCGGCTGATGGTCTACGACCCAGAACAGGTAAAAATGATAATACAGAGATTCTGAAATGATTCTCagagttcttttgttttgtttagtaaGAAGGAGTTCCTTCAGTGGTTAAGTAATGATGAAATGACTAAATGACAGGGATTAGTAAACTCATAGAGTATTATCATCAAACTCTACACAGCATTTCAGTTCTATGGGACTTTTGTTGCATCTAAACACACTTTTTTGATTTTATAAGCTGCGGTTTTCCTGTTTTGGTTCACTTTCTTTGCTCTTGCTCTGTAAAAATGGATCTGATAAACCATCTATCATACAGCTTTAAACAACCATGCAAACAACAATTTGGACAAACATTACACTCAATAACTCTTGAGGTATTTTTTTACCAAATGAGAGAACATTACTGCACCGAGCTTGAGACCTAATAGTAACACTAACACACCAAATGGATAAAGAAAATACTaatcaaaaccacaaagtaaTTCCTCTGCCACAAATGGGTTTGATAAATCCTGTGTTTCGCTGttattctgtattttgtttactttttaagATGTTAACATTGAGAATTGTTGGTGTGGGCAAAGTTATACAGATTTTTACAAGATTGTTTTTGTAATGTTGGGTTCAGGCGTTTTGCTATCGATGCTGCGTTCAATAACAAATGGAAACTAATTATTTTCAACTTGCTAGTCAGAAGTTGAAAATCCACATCAACAAAAAGTTGGATCACTTAGACTTAAAAGCATTGGAGGAAGCAGTGGTAGAGGATCGTTAGCTCATTTGTTTTCTTAAGTCAAGTAACTGCAGATGAGAAATTGCTGTTCATCGCAAAGCAATAAAAGCAAGTGCAGCAGAGTTTCGAACTTGCTATTTTAGAGGTGCAGGTAGTGTGGCATGCTTTGCAGTTGTGCGTGGAGATAAAGATGGGGGGGCAGGATAATTCCACTCTGAATTGGTATTGTTGCGTTACATTATGGTTCAAATCTGAACTGCTCACTGAATGACATATTTTCAGACCTTGAAAGCCTGTGGAAGTGAAGTGGAAGAGATGTTTTACATCTGAGTTTTTGAGTCAAAGGGCACTTCTGACAACCAAAAATACACTCTCAAGCAAGAAAAAAGGTAATTTTTTCATGTGATATCCACTTAGAGAGTGAACTGTACATAAATTGGCGGTCAGATAGAACTCCAAACTGATGTCTCCATGTATCTAAAATGGATAAGTCGCTGTAACAATCCTGCATATAAAGGCATAATATGTCAGTGTTTTCATCTTGTTGCGGGGCTACTGCGAGTGCCCGGCCACAAACCAATTAATAGACTTAGATGTTTTGATGTCAGAGGGATAACTCAGACCCTCACCAGACAGATCAGCAGTGGCTTTAATTCACTTTAGAACCTAAAGACACGTGAATCCTGAAAGACTTATTAAGGCGTCCGATTGAGAGCATCTTGAAATGCTTCCGACATGTTGgattttttaaagtttccagTGTTGTTTCACATTCTAAAACCTTCTCTGACATATTTGTTGATAATGATATTAGCTGTGTTTTTGAGAAAGTACTCTTAAACACCGTCTGCGCAACATTAAAAGGTATTTATTCAGTAAAACGAATGCCGACCTTATGTTCAATTTTGATGGATTGCACAACAGGCAGGTGTCAAGTGTCTGCTAATTGATTTTCCCACCATATGGAAGTTAATGACAGCCAATGGCATTGTGGTAAATCGAAAAAGCTACGTTTACTGCTATTTCATCAGCAGTACTGTACATGCAATTTGTTGTTATTTCTATTTGTAAattcaaacacacaaagaaaagaacGACAAAGCAAAATACAATCGAAGTTGTGCTCTTTCAGTGCATCGTAAGACGATTTTTAAGTTAAACTGTTGATCGTTTCAGACTGTGGTAAACCGCATTCTCTGTTTGTGCATGTTTGCGAGGCAGCTGTTTAAGAGGTCTGGATCTCGGCGAGGCGGTATATAGCATGGGAGTATGCGGTGTGTATCTGCGAAAGGTGCATATCCATCTGGGTTTGTGTTTGTACACGTCTGCGTGAAAGCGGGGGAATGAAGAAGCGAGcgaaagaaagagggagagagtcTCATTTGTATTCACCATGAATCTGCATTCACCTGCCAGAGCAACAGCAACCCCCCACCCACTCTACCCTCAACAGATGGCCACCCGTCAGCtccctgcagacacacacacacacgcacacacacacacacacacacacacacacacacacacacacatattctctCTCTTATTCTCTGCCTCAATCAAGtaggcacacatacacactcacactgacTTGAAATAAGCTTCCACACACTTAGTGAGATGAGCAGGGAACCTTGGTGTAAAATGGAGTGGCTGAAACATATGATTAGAAATAGGGAGGGAAGTCATTAGTACAAACCAGAGCTCCAGTGTCAAGTTATTTATCTAACACTGAGCATACATCAATTACCCATGCATGGATATGCTTAAATATTAATCTCCTTATTCATCCTCCTTCCCCGTCTCTGTTTCACTCTCCCTTCCTCTTTGCACCACATCTATCAATTTTCTCGCATTTTTCCCCCTTCAAATCCATCTGCCTTTCCACCACCTTCACTCCTCTTCAGGATGAGTGGTTGTCCCGCAGTCCTATGTTGCAGAGGCGAGTGTACCACGTTATGGCGGCGGTGAGGAGGCAGCTCTATGTGCTAGGTGGGAACGACCTAGATTACAACAACGACCGCATCCTGGTTCGTCACATCGACTCATACAACATGGACCTGGACCAGTGGACACGCTGCTCCTTCAGCCTCCTCACAGGTGGGCAAAGTGAGG
This window harbors:
- the klhl32 gene encoding kelch-like protein 32 isoform X2; translation: MPSEPSLSKEMLTGQRLCHSKSHQDSVLSALNQQRKDGQLCDVTLVAGEQKFHAHKAVLAACSDYFRAMFSLCMVESEADEVTLQGVTSVGLKHALDFAYTGQILLEPAVIQDVLSAGSHLQLLELLNLCSRYLIQELSSVNYLELYRVADLFHLPALEEAVVGFLVEHLSELSQSRPDEALQLPYRLLREVLKSDRLTSLREEEIWKLVVLWLEHDCRYQYTEDLLQHVRYGLMDVPTLHHLANNHPVVQSSPTAAALVDEALDYHHSTFAQPLRQSARTRPRFQSLTLYIVGGRKREVSRVRELRYFNPSAQEHVRVAGGSNWSELAPMPTGRSHHCVAVMGNFLFVVGGEMEHATGRTCAVRTACRYDPRGNRWTEIAPMKACREHFVLGALGQYMYAVGGRNELRQVLPSVERYCPKRNKWMFVQPFDRSLSCHAGCVADNLLWVSGGVTNTAQYQNRLMVYDPEQDEWLSRSPMLQRRVYHVMAAVRRQLYVLGGNDLDYNNDRILVRHIDSYNMDLDQWTRCSFSLLTGQNESGVAVHDDRIYVVGGYSIWTNEPLACIQVLDLSTEGKEEVFYGPTLPFSSNGIATCFLPAPYFTCPNLQTLQVPHHRIGAV
- the klhl32 gene encoding kelch-like protein 32 isoform X1, coding for MPSEPSLSSKEMLTGQRLCHSKSHQDSVLSALNQQRKDGQLCDVTLVAGEQKFHAHKAVLAACSDYFRAMFSLCMVESEADEVTLQGVTSVGLKHALDFAYTGQILLEPAVIQDVLSAGSHLQLLELLNLCSRYLIQELSSVNYLELYRVADLFHLPALEEAVVGFLVEHLSELSQSRPDEALQLPYRLLREVLKSDRLTSLREEEIWKLVVLWLEHDCRYQYTEDLLQHVRYGLMDVPTLHHLANNHPVVQSSPTAAALVDEALDYHHSTFAQPLRQSARTRPRFQSLTLYIVGGRKREVSRVRELRYFNPSAQEHVRVAGGSNWSELAPMPTGRSHHCVAVMGNFLFVVGGEMEHATGRTCAVRTACRYDPRGNRWTEIAPMKACREHFVLGALGQYMYAVGGRNELRQVLPSVERYCPKRNKWMFVQPFDRSLSCHAGCVADNLLWVSGGVTNTAQYQNRLMVYDPEQDEWLSRSPMLQRRVYHVMAAVRRQLYVLGGNDLDYNNDRILVRHIDSYNMDLDQWTRCSFSLLTGQNESGVAVHDDRIYVVGGYSIWTNEPLACIQVLDLSTEGKEEVFYGPTLPFSSNGIATCFLPAPYFTCPNLQTLQVPHHRIGAV